One part of the Pseudemcibacter aquimaris genome encodes these proteins:
- the purL gene encoding phosphoribosylformylglycinamidine synthase subunit PurL, translated as MTEIIWENNPEITEDLVKEHGLSEDEHQLMIKILDREPTLTELGIFSVMWSEHCSYKSSKLHLKTLPTKAPWVIHGPGENAGVIDIGDNQAAIFKMESHNHPSYIEPYQGAATGVGGILRDVFTMGARPIANMNALRFGRPEHHKTRHLLSGVVEGIGGYGNCVGVPTVGGETNFHPSYDGNILVNAMAVGLADQDKIFLSAAAGVGNPVIYVGSKTGRDGIHGATMASAEFTEDSEEKRPTVQVGDPFTEKLLIEACLELMSTDMVVAIQDMGAAGLTSSSVEMASGGGVGFTINLDEVPQREEGMTPYEMMLSESQERMLVVLKPDRVEEAKAIFVKWDLDFAVIGEITDTGNLTLNWQGKTVADIPTQPLADNSPEYDRPWVKTEPAETIDPASVDAPADMGEALLKILGSANMSSRAWIWEQYDHQVMADTIQLPGGDAAVVRVHETQKALAISTDCTPRYVYADPFEGGKQAVAETWRNVTAVGATPMAITDCLNFGNPERPDIMGQFVGAIDGLREACTVLDYPVISGNVSLYNETNGKGIHPTPAIGGVGLLKDLSKMVTIAPKNDGDQIMLVGDSNGHIGCSQYLTIIEGREEGAPPPVDLELEKKNGDFVRSQIQDENVTACHDISDGGLFVALAEMAISSGKGMSVAINNGDIPAHAYGFGEDQARYVLSVPADKADAVKAAAANAGVSIETLGTVGGDALDIQGQMTISVSDMLDVHDAWMPNYMSKEN; from the coding sequence ATGACTGAAATTATTTGGGAAAATAACCCTGAAATTACCGAAGATCTGGTGAAAGAACACGGTCTATCGGAAGATGAGCACCAATTGATGATCAAAATCCTTGACCGTGAGCCAACACTTACGGAACTTGGGATTTTCTCTGTTATGTGGAGTGAGCATTGCTCATACAAATCATCAAAACTGCATCTTAAAACATTACCGACCAAGGCCCCATGGGTTATTCATGGTCCTGGTGAAAATGCGGGTGTGATTGATATTGGTGATAACCAAGCGGCCATTTTCAAAATGGAAAGCCACAACCATCCATCATATATTGAACCATACCAAGGTGCAGCAACCGGTGTTGGCGGTATCCTTCGTGACGTATTCACAATGGGTGCACGTCCGATCGCCAATATGAATGCGCTTCGTTTTGGTCGTCCGGAACACCATAAAACACGCCATCTATTAAGTGGTGTTGTTGAAGGTATCGGCGGATACGGTAACTGTGTTGGTGTACCGACCGTTGGCGGTGAAACAAATTTCCATCCATCATATGATGGTAACATCCTTGTAAACGCGATGGCTGTTGGTCTTGCGGATCAGGATAAAATCTTCCTATCTGCGGCGGCGGGTGTTGGTAACCCTGTTATTTATGTGGGTTCAAAAACTGGTCGTGACGGTATTCACGGTGCGACAATGGCGTCTGCTGAATTCACAGAAGACAGTGAAGAAAAACGCCCTACAGTGCAAGTGGGTGACCCATTCACAGAAAAACTTCTGATCGAAGCCTGTCTTGAATTAATGTCAACAGACATGGTTGTTGCTATTCAGGATATGGGTGCAGCTGGTCTTACATCATCATCCGTTGAAATGGCATCTGGTGGCGGCGTTGGTTTCACCATTAACCTTGACGAGGTTCCACAACGCGAAGAAGGCATGACACCATACGAAATGATGCTTTCGGAAAGTCAGGAACGTATGCTTGTGGTTCTAAAACCTGATCGCGTTGAAGAAGCAAAAGCGATCTTCGTAAAATGGGATCTTGATTTTGCTGTGATTGGTGAAATTACGGATACGGGTAACCTTACGCTAAATTGGCAGGGTAAAACTGTTGCGGATATTCCGACACAGCCACTTGCTGATAATTCACCAGAATATGACCGCCCATGGGTTAAAACAGAACCTGCGGAAACAATTGACCCGGCATCTGTTGATGCCCCTGCGGATATGGGTGAAGCGCTTCTTAAAATTCTCGGGTCGGCGAATATGTCATCACGTGCATGGATTTGGGAACAATATGACCATCAGGTGATGGCGGATACAATCCAACTTCCGGGTGGTGATGCGGCGGTTGTTCGTGTTCACGAAACCCAAAAGGCACTTGCCATTTCAACTGACTGTACACCGCGTTATGTATATGCCGATCCGTTCGAGGGCGGCAAACAAGCGGTTGCGGAAACATGGCGTAATGTAACGGCCGTTGGTGCAACACCAATGGCGATTACAGATTGTCTTAACTTCGGTAATCCGGAACGTCCGGATATCATGGGCCAATTCGTTGGTGCCATTGATGGCCTGCGTGAAGCATGTACCGTTCTTGATTACCCAGTGATCAGTGGTAACGTTTCACTTTATAACGAAACCAATGGTAAGGGCATTCACCCGACACCGGCAATTGGTGGTGTTGGCCTGCTTAAAGATTTGAGCAAAATGGTAACAATCGCACCGAAAAATGATGGCGATCAAATCATGCTTGTGGGTGACAGCAACGGTCATATCGGCTGTTCACAGTATCTTACAATCATCGAAGGCCGCGAAGAAGGTGCACCACCACCTGTTGATCTTGAACTTGAAAAGAAGAACGGCGATTTCGTCCGTTCACAAATTCAAGACGAGAATGTAACAGCGTGTCATGATATTTCTGACGGTGGTCTTTTCGTTGCCCTTGCTGAAATGGCAATTTCATCTGGCAAAGGTATGTCTGTTGCAATTAACAACGGTGACATCCCTGCCCACGCATATGGTTTTGGTGAAGATCAGGCCCGTTATGTTCTTTCTGTACCTGCTGATAAAGCGGATGCAGTTAAGGCTGCAGCAGCAAATGCAGGCGTTTCAATTGAAACTCTTGGTACTGTTGGTGGTGATGCCCTTGATATTCAGGGCCAAATGACTATATCAGTAAGTGACATGCTTGACGTTCATGATGCATGGATGCCAAACTATATGTCCAAAGAAAATTAG
- the purQ gene encoding phosphoribosylformylglycinamidine synthase subunit PurQ, with protein sequence MKSAVVTFPASNCNRDMFDALEKITGERPHEIWHQDTEIPNVDLIALPGGFSFGDYLRCGAMAARSPAIKAVAAHAERGGNVIGVCNGFQVLTEMGLLPGALMRNRSLKFVCKTVQLKVENADTTFTNAYSNGQVINIPVAHHDGNYFADDETLARLEDNGQIAFRYVNKAGEATADANPNGSQHNIAGIMNERGNVLGMMPHPERLIEDEQGGRDGRGFFESIINSLN encoded by the coding sequence ATGAAATCAGCTGTTGTTACCTTCCCTGCTTCCAACTGTAATCGGGATATGTTTGACGCGCTTGAAAAAATCACGGGCGAGCGCCCACACGAGATTTGGCACCAAGATACTGAAATTCCAAATGTTGATTTAATCGCCCTTCCAGGCGGTTTTTCTTTTGGTGATTACTTACGTTGTGGTGCAATGGCCGCACGTTCACCGGCGATCAAGGCCGTTGCCGCCCACGCGGAACGCGGCGGTAATGTTATCGGTGTTTGTAACGGTTTTCAGGTTTTAACTGAAATGGGTCTTCTTCCGGGTGCGCTTATGCGTAACCGTTCACTGAAATTCGTTTGTAAAACGGTTCAGTTAAAAGTGGAAAATGCCGACACAACATTCACAAATGCATATTCTAACGGTCAGGTGATTAACATTCCAGTTGCCCATCATGACGGAAACTATTTCGCCGATGATGAAACATTGGCCCGCCTTGAAGATAACGGCCAGATCGCATTTCGTTATGTGAATAAAGCGGGCGAAGCGACAGCGGACGCCAACCCGAACGGTTCACAGCACAACATCGCCGGTATTATGAATGAACGCGGTAATGTGCTTGGCATGATGCCTCACCCTGAAAGATTAATCGAAGACGAACAAGGTGGCCGTGACGGTCGCGGTTTCTTCGAAAGCATCATCAATTCATTAAATTAA
- the purC gene encoding phosphoribosylaminoimidazolesuccinocarboxamide synthase: MSQKEMLYEGKAKILYKGPKPNTIIQYFKDDATAFNNVKKGTIAGKGIINNKVTELIMIRLSQLGIPTHFIERMSDREQLCHSVDIIPLEVIVRNTVAGSMAKTFGIEEGTRLPNPIIEFSLKDDDLGDPLIPENHILALELAQEDELIEIMDMTAKINVFLRGLFAAIGLELIDFKLEFGRLTDGEDGHFIVLADEFSPDNCRLWDYETGEKMDKDRFRRDLGGVEEAYQEVARRLGISLEVEDEE, translated from the coding sequence ATGTCACAAAAAGAAATGCTCTATGAAGGCAAGGCCAAAATTCTTTATAAAGGCCCGAAGCCAAACACCATCATTCAATATTTTAAAGACGATGCAACCGCATTCAACAATGTGAAAAAAGGAACAATTGCCGGTAAAGGTATCATCAATAATAAGGTTACTGAACTTATTATGATCCGCCTGTCGCAACTTGGAATTCCAACACATTTCATCGAACGTATGTCTGACCGCGAACAACTTTGTCATTCAGTGGATATTATTCCGCTTGAAGTCATCGTGCGTAACACGGTTGCCGGTTCAATGGCCAAAACATTTGGCATCGAAGAAGGCACGCGCCTTCCGAACCCGATTATTGAATTCTCGCTTAAAGATGATGATCTTGGCGATCCACTGATCCCGGAAAATCATATTCTTGCGCTTGAGCTTGCCCAAGAAGACGAGCTTATTGAAATCATGGATATGACAGCGAAAATCAACGTGTTCCTGCGTGGTTTGTTTGCTGCGATCGGTCTTGAACTGATTGATTTCAAACTTGAATTTGGCCGCTTGACCGACGGTGAAGATGGACATTTCATCGTTCTTGCTGATGAATTTAGCCCGGATAACTGCCGTCTTTGGGATTATGAGACTGGCGAAAAAATGGATAAAGACCGCTTCCGCCGTGATCTTGGCGGTGTTGAAGAAGCATACCAGGAAGTGGCACGCCGCCTTGGTATCTCTCTTGAAGTCGAAGACGAAGAATAA
- a CDS encoding DUF1476 domain-containing protein, translating to MSQFDDREKAAENKFSHDKELEFKATARRNKLLGQWAAKLMGMEGEAIDAYAKQVVESDFEEAGEEDVYRKIAGDFETAEVEQSEHQIRREMEDLMSKAIEQIKSEV from the coding sequence ATGTCACAGTTTGATGATCGTGAAAAAGCCGCAGAAAATAAATTCTCCCATGATAAAGAGCTTGAGTTCAAAGCAACAGCAAGACGCAATAAACTTCTTGGCCAATGGGCTGCGAAGCTTATGGGAATGGAAGGCGAAGCAATCGACGCATACGCCAAACAAGTTGTAGAAAGTGATTTCGAAGAAGCAGGCGAAGAAGACGTATACCGCAAAATCGCCGGCGATTTCGAAACTGCCGAAGTTGAACAATCAGAACACCAAATTCGCCGCGAAATGGAAGACCTGATGTCAAAAGCAATCGAACAGATTAAATCTGAAGTTTAA
- the purS gene encoding phosphoribosylformylglycinamidine synthase subunit PurS gives MKARVHITLKNGVLDPQGKAIQHALDSLGFDGVDDVRQGKYIELDLAETDKATAEANVEEMCKKLLANMVIENYSIDIE, from the coding sequence GTGAAAGCACGAGTTCATATTACCCTAAAAAATGGTGTTCTTGACCCACAAGGGAAAGCCATTCAACACGCACTCGATTCATTAGGATTTGATGGCGTAGATGATGTCCGTCAGGGCAAATACATCGAACTTGACCTTGCCGAAACTGATAAAGCCACAGCAGAAGCAAACGTTGAAGAGATGTGCAAAAAACTTCTCGCCAATATGGTTATTGAAAATTATTCAATTGATATTGAGTAA